In Silene latifolia isolate original U9 population chromosome 3, ASM4854445v1, whole genome shotgun sequence, a single window of DNA contains:
- the LOC141646418 gene encoding protein HIGH ARSENIC CONTENT 1, mitochondrial, which produces MAESQGTPAEIKNVDVYTAKGLYDIGYRYLDVRTEEEFEKGHAEGALNIPYMFKAEEGRVKNPEFLTQVLEKCKKDDRMIVACNAGGRGRKATTDLQQQGFVDVANIEGGYSAWIDAGFADDNAEKVACKFRP; this is translated from the exons ATGGCTGAATCTCAGGG AACACCTGCAGAAATTAAGAACGTTGATGTTTACACTGCTAAAGGTTTGTATGATATCGGATATCGCTACCTGGATGTAAG AACAGAAGAAGAATTCGAGAAAGGACATGCTGAAGGAGCTTTGAATATTCCTTATATGTTCAAAGCAGAAGAAG GAAGAGTGAAAAATCCTGAGTTTCTTACCCAAGTGTTGGAAAAATGCAAGAAGGATGATCGCATGATTGTG GCTTGCAACGCTGGAGGTAGAGGTCGTAAAGCAACGACTGATCTTCAACAGCAA GGATTTGTGGATGTTGCGAATATTGAAGGAGGTTACTCTGCGTGGATCGACGCAGGGTTTGCTGATGACAATGCTGAGAAAGTCGCCTGCAAGTTTCGTCCTTGA